In Thermodesulfobacteriota bacterium, the following are encoded in one genomic region:
- the purS gene encoding phosphoribosylformylglycinamidine synthase subunit PurS gives MKEYKVKVEVKLKPVVLDPQGKSVLSALRNLGFSEVEDARIGKLIELTIKDGDSGNVEERVTEMCRKLLSNPVIENFDVKVEEKNV, from the coding sequence ATGAAAGAATATAAAGTTAAGGTGGAAGTGAAGTTAAAGCCCGTCGTCCTCGACCCGCAGGGGAAGTCCGTCCTGTCGGCGCTTCGTAACCTCGGGTTCAGCGAGGTAGAGGACGCCCGCATCGGGAAGCTCATCGAGCTCACGATAAAGGACGGCGACTCGGGAAACGTGGAAGAGCGTGTGACCGAAATGTGCCGGAAGCTGCTGTCGAACCCCGTTATAGAGAACTTCGACGTCAAGGTGGAAGAAAAGAATGTATAG